A stretch of the Papaver somniferum cultivar HN1 chromosome 6, ASM357369v1, whole genome shotgun sequence genome encodes the following:
- the LOC113289408 gene encoding uncharacterized protein LOC113289408, with protein MNSDIMIQALLLLLGVIMFLVMNNYPRKLISNMRFRNKATVQAKRHFVLGAQLLARARSTQNKATSSNLAKEAINEADKALSLDPKDAAAHILKALVLDLQGHKTSALKSLDSALSLPAVKSLSDRERGDALFKRAELHIDINRRRRVDSAIADLIESVKLSSENSKAYCILGQCYEQKEMVDEARVAYESAKKIEPSSVLAREGLQRLRP; from the coding sequence ATGAATTCAGATATTATGATCCAAGCTCTTCTCCTTCTATTGGGAGTAATAATGTTCTTAGTAATGAACAATTACCCCAGAAAACTAATCTCAAACATGAGATTCAGAAACAAAGCAACCGTACAAGCAAAACGCCATTTCGTATTAGGCGCACAGCTCTTAGCTCGAGCAAGATCTACTCAAAACAAAGCAACATCATCAAATTTAGCTAAAGAAGCTATCAACGAAGCTGATAAAGCTTTATCGTTAGATCCAAAAGATGCAGCAGCTCATATATTGAAAGCCTTAGTTTTAGATCTACAAGGTCATAAAACATCTGCTTTAAAGTCACTTGATTCTGCTCTTTCATTACCAGCAGTTAAATCTTTATCAGATCGTGAACGTGGTGATGCTTTGTTTAAACGTGCTGAGTTACATATAGATATTAATCGGAGAAGAAGAGTTGATTCAGCTATTGCTGATTTGATTGAATCGGTTAAACTGAGTTCAGAGAATTCTAAAGCCTATTGTATTTTAGGTCAGTGTTATGAACAGAAGGAGATGGTTGATGAAGCCAGAGTGGCGTATGAAAGTGCGAAGAAGATTGAACCTAGTTCCGTGTTGGCTCGTGAGGGTTTGCAGCGATTGAGGCCTTGA